The following proteins come from a genomic window of Synechococcus sp. NB0720_010:
- a CDS encoding TIGR04282 family arsenosugar biosynthesis glycosyltransferase yields the protein MAAPLTLVVMARWPAPGRCKTRLARHTGRLAAAQIQRQLTQHSLEVSGRWSQRHQHKLLMAVDGLGPRGLRRWQGQLQALAPGVQLGPQGGGNLGCRMQRQLQRAFQAGAERVIVIGTDLPALETSDLDAAAEALLRAPLVLGPARDGGYWLIGLNRSGFRRAGSRLMSGIPWGSDQVLQRSLAAAAAHQLPAVLLRQQNDLDEPSDLEDWLRCQLPPA from the coding sequence TTGGCTGCCCCTCTGACCCTGGTGGTCATGGCCCGCTGGCCAGCCCCCGGACGCTGCAAAACCAGGCTGGCCCGCCACACGGGTCGACTGGCGGCGGCCCAGATCCAACGCCAGCTGACGCAGCACAGCCTTGAGGTCAGCGGCCGCTGGAGCCAACGGCACCAGCACAAGCTGCTGATGGCCGTCGACGGTCTGGGGCCCCGCGGGTTGCGCCGCTGGCAGGGGCAGCTGCAGGCTCTCGCTCCAGGGGTTCAGCTCGGGCCACAGGGCGGAGGCAACTTGGGCTGCCGCATGCAGCGGCAGTTGCAGCGGGCCTTCCAGGCGGGGGCTGAGCGGGTGATCGTGATTGGAACGGATCTGCCCGCCCTGGAAACCAGTGATCTCGACGCCGCAGCCGAGGCACTCCTGAGGGCACCGCTGGTCCTTGGGCCCGCCCGAGATGGCGGCTACTGGTTGATTGGCCTGAACCGCTCCGGCTTCCGCCGCGCCGGATCCCGGCTGATGAGTGGCATCCCCTGGGGCAGTGATCAGGTGCTGCAGCGCAGCCTGGCTGCCGCCGCGGCGCACCAGCTCCCTGCGGTCCTGCTGCGACAGCAGAACGACCTCGATGAACCGAGCGATCTGGAGGACTGGCTGCGCTGCCAGCTACCGCCCGCATGA
- a CDS encoding GNAT family N-acetyltransferase has translation MEELYGRDHRVCATPNAPTSLVLSQEREIDLYELEQLTDAVGWSRRPMRRVRIALENSLLVVALWRHDARLPRLVGFARCTGDGVIEATVWDVAVHPHYQGLGLGKQLMQYVIERLQRMQVERISLFADPGVIEFYGAQGWELEPQNRRCAFWYAP, from the coding sequence CTGGAGGAGCTCTACGGCCGGGACCATCGCGTCTGCGCGACCCCAAACGCCCCGACTTCACTGGTCTTGAGCCAGGAGCGGGAGATTGATCTCTATGAGCTCGAGCAACTCACCGATGCGGTGGGTTGGAGCCGCCGTCCGATGAGGCGGGTGCGCATTGCCCTGGAGAACAGCCTCCTGGTGGTGGCCCTCTGGCGCCATGACGCCCGCCTGCCGCGCCTGGTGGGCTTTGCCCGCTGCACCGGTGACGGGGTGATCGAAGCCACGGTGTGGGATGTGGCCGTCCACCCCCATTACCAAGGTCTGGGCCTGGGCAAACAGCTGATGCAGTACGTGATCGAGCGCCTGCAGCGGATGCAGGTGGAGCGCATCAGCCTGTTCGCCGATCCCGGCGTGATCGAGTTCTATGGCGCCCAGGGTTGGGAGCTGGAACCGCAAAACCGCCGCTGCGCCTTCTGGTACGCCCCCTAG
- a CDS encoding trypsin-like peptidase domain-containing protein — MTRLMHGVRPQLALGCLLLSVGLSGCGTGGLRLPLWNGSRGGDGAQVSDAPAAAPLPGGKSFVVNAVDKVGPAVVRIDTVRRVVNPMGGLFGSGPSVQQQQGQGSGFITRSDGVILTNAHVVEGTNEVGVTLPDGRNFKGKVLGSDPVTDVAVVKVAAANLPVAPLGNSKGVRPGEWAIAIGNPLGLDNTVTLGIISAVQRTNALGEGQRVPYIQTDAAVNPGNSGGPLINDRGQVIGINTAIRQAPGAGLSFAIPINLGRQIAAQILDRGQASHPYIGVRLQALTPQLAREVNATDAECRLPETKGVVVVEVIPGSPAAKGGMRACDLIEQVGGKPVKNPSEVQVAVDQGRVGQNLAIVIQRKERTLTLQIKPAELPRGK; from the coding sequence ATGACCCGTTTGATGCATGGCGTTCGCCCCCAGCTCGCCTTGGGTTGCTTGCTGCTGAGTGTGGGCCTGAGCGGCTGCGGGACCGGCGGTTTGCGGCTACCGCTCTGGAACGGCAGCAGGGGCGGAGACGGCGCTCAGGTCAGCGATGCGCCCGCCGCCGCCCCCCTACCGGGGGGCAAAAGTTTTGTGGTCAACGCGGTCGACAAGGTCGGACCGGCGGTGGTGCGAATCGACACGGTGCGGCGGGTGGTCAACCCGATGGGCGGACTGTTTGGCAGTGGTCCCTCGGTGCAGCAGCAGCAGGGGCAGGGCTCGGGCTTCATCACCCGATCCGACGGGGTGATCCTGACCAATGCCCACGTGGTCGAGGGCACCAATGAAGTGGGCGTCACCCTGCCGGATGGCCGCAATTTCAAGGGCAAGGTGCTGGGCTCTGACCCGGTCACCGATGTCGCTGTGGTGAAGGTGGCAGCAGCGAACCTGCCCGTGGCACCCCTGGGTAATTCCAAAGGCGTGCGGCCCGGCGAATGGGCGATCGCGATCGGCAACCCCCTGGGTCTCGATAACACCGTCACCTTGGGAATCATCAGCGCGGTGCAGCGCACCAATGCCCTCGGGGAGGGGCAACGGGTGCCCTACATCCAGACCGACGCGGCCGTGAACCCGGGCAACAGCGGCGGTCCCCTGATCAATGATCGCGGTCAGGTGATTGGGATCAACACCGCCATCCGACAGGCCCCTGGCGCGGGTCTGAGCTTTGCCATCCCGATCAACCTCGGGCGCCAAATCGCCGCACAAATCCTCGATCGCGGCCAGGCCTCCCACCCCTACATCGGTGTACGGCTCCAGGCCCTGACCCCCCAACTCGCCAGGGAGGTCAATGCCACCGATGCCGAGTGCCGGCTGCCGGAGACCAAAGGCGTCGTGGTGGTGGAGGTCATCCCCGGCAGTCCAGCCGCCAAGGGAGGCATGCGCGCCTGTGACCTGATTGAGCAGGTCGGCGGCAAGCCCGTGAAGAACCCCTCCGAAGTGCAGGTCGCGGTGGACCAGGGACGCGTCGGCCAGAACCTGGCGATCGTGATCCAGCGCAAGGAGCGGACGCTCACCCTCCAGATCAAGCCCGCTGAACTCCCCCGCGGGAAGTAG
- a CDS encoding TIGR04283 family arsenosugar biosynthesis glycosyltransferase has translation MKRPSLAVVIPARQEAQRLPLLLADLQQAPLGLETELIVVDSSADPGTADVAQLAGAQVIRCAANRGLQLQLGIAASTSPWLLLLHADCRLPARWGASVERAMGQAPAAWYFDFQVAAAGLPLRLLELAVQLRCMIRALPYGDQGLLLPRALLEQAGGMRPLPLMEDLDLVQRLQPLAPLRRLGQPLAVDGRRWRRDGVLRTAERNAALRRAWRRGATAQELAQRYYRSP, from the coding sequence ATGAAGCGACCGTCCCTGGCCGTCGTCATTCCCGCGCGGCAGGAAGCGCAGCGCCTACCGCTGTTGCTCGCCGATCTGCAGCAGGCCCCACTCGGGCTAGAGACAGAGCTGATCGTGGTGGACTCCAGCGCCGATCCAGGGACCGCCGACGTGGCCCAGCTCGCCGGCGCCCAGGTGATCCGCTGCGCCGCCAACCGTGGACTGCAACTCCAGCTCGGCATTGCCGCCTCAACGTCTCCTTGGTTGTTGCTGTTGCATGCCGACTGCAGGCTTCCGGCCCGTTGGGGGGCGTCGGTGGAGCGCGCCATGGGGCAAGCACCAGCCGCTTGGTACTTCGACTTCCAGGTCGCCGCGGCCGGTCTGCCGCTGCGGCTGCTGGAGCTGGCCGTTCAGCTGCGCTGCATGATCCGGGCCCTGCCCTACGGCGACCAAGGGCTGCTGCTGCCGCGGGCCCTGCTGGAGCAGGCCGGGGGCATGCGGCCCCTGCCGCTGATGGAGGACCTGGATCTGGTCCAACGGCTCCAACCCCTGGCCCCCCTGCGCCGGCTCGGCCAACCACTGGCAGTCGATGGCCGCCGCTGGAGACGCGATGGGGTGCTGCGAACGGCAGAACGCAACGCGGCCCTGCGCCGGGCCTGGCGCCGCGGCGCCACGGCCCAGGAGCTTGCCCAGCGCTACTACCGCAGCCCCTAG